A single region of the Aeromicrobium chenweiae genome encodes:
- the lysS gene encoding lysine--tRNA ligase, with protein MRVRLDKRQHLIERGEEPYPVVVERTHTLKQVVEAYDPEALGPDTQTGDTVTIAGRVIFVRGTGKLVFVVLREGDGTSLQAMISLGGVGEERLADFKSTVDIGDHLAVTGEVITSKRGELSVMATAWQLAAKTVRPLPNEHNPLSDEARSRMRYVDLIVRPEARDNVRVKAKVMQSLRSTLDRLGYVEVETPVLQHTNGGAAARPFRTHVNAFDEPALLRIALELHLKRALVGGIDKVYEMAKTFRNEGVDNTHNVEFLMLEAYEAYGSYDTMAVLTRELVIDAARSVGKTVVTGRDGSTIDLESEWRHATVHDLVSEAVGRTVDTDTPVEELVALAAKHEVALQDGWDAGEIVLELYEKLVEHTLIQPTFVRDYPESVRPLAKKHRTKPGLVEAWDLIINGVELAPAYSELNDPVIQRERLEEQARQAAAGNPEANDVDEDFLRALEFGMPPAGGLGFGVDRLVMLLQGIGIRDAILFPTTKSEGTERHRPTTKSEGTEKHRPTTKSE; from the coding sequence ATGCGCGTCCGTCTGGACAAGCGCCAGCACCTGATCGAGCGCGGTGAGGAGCCCTACCCCGTCGTCGTCGAGCGCACCCACACGCTGAAGCAGGTGGTGGAGGCCTACGACCCCGAGGCCCTGGGCCCCGACACCCAGACCGGCGACACGGTCACGATCGCCGGCCGGGTGATCTTCGTCCGCGGCACCGGCAAGCTCGTGTTCGTCGTGCTCCGCGAGGGTGACGGCACGTCGCTGCAGGCCATGATCTCCCTCGGCGGAGTGGGCGAGGAGCGCCTCGCGGACTTCAAGTCGACCGTCGACATCGGTGACCACCTCGCCGTGACCGGTGAGGTCATCACGAGCAAGCGCGGCGAGCTGTCGGTGATGGCGACGGCATGGCAGCTCGCGGCCAAGACGGTCCGCCCGCTGCCCAACGAGCACAACCCGCTGTCGGACGAGGCGCGCAGCCGGATGCGGTACGTCGACCTGATCGTGCGGCCCGAGGCCCGCGACAACGTCCGGGTCAAGGCCAAGGTCATGCAGTCGCTGCGGTCGACGCTCGACCGCCTGGGCTACGTCGAGGTCGAGACCCCCGTGCTGCAGCACACCAACGGCGGCGCGGCGGCCCGCCCGTTCCGCACCCACGTGAACGCGTTCGACGAGCCCGCGCTCCTGCGCATCGCCCTCGAGCTGCACCTCAAGCGTGCCCTGGTCGGCGGCATCGACAAGGTCTACGAGATGGCCAAGACGTTCCGCAACGAGGGCGTCGACAACACCCACAACGTCGAGTTCCTCATGCTCGAGGCGTACGAGGCGTACGGCTCGTACGACACCATGGCGGTCCTGACCCGCGAGCTCGTCATTGACGCGGCCCGTTCGGTCGGCAAGACGGTCGTCACGGGGCGCGACGGGTCGACGATCGACCTGGAGTCCGAGTGGCGCCACGCGACCGTCCACGACCTGGTCAGCGAGGCGGTCGGCCGCACGGTCGACACCGACACGCCGGTCGAGGAGCTCGTCGCGCTGGCCGCGAAGCACGAGGTCGCCCTGCAGGACGGCTGGGACGCCGGCGAGATCGTCCTGGAGCTGTACGAGAAGCTCGTCGAGCACACCCTGATCCAGCCGACGTTCGTGCGCGACTACCCCGAGTCGGTCCGCCCCCTGGCCAAGAAGCACCGCACCAAGCCCGGCCTGGTCGAGGCCTGGGACCTGATCATCAACGGCGTGGAGCTCGCTCCGGCGTACTCCGAGCTCAACGACCCGGTCATCCAGCGCGAACGCCTCGAGGAGCAGGCCCGCCAGGCGGCAGCCGGCAACCCCGAGGCCAACGACGTGGACGAGGACTTCCTGCGGGCGCTCGAGTTCGGCATGCCCCCCGCCGGTGGCCTGGGCTTCGGCGTCGACCGCCTCGTGATGCTGCTGCAGGGCATCGGCATCCGCGACGCGATCTTGTTCCCGACGACGAAGTCGGAGGGAACCGAGAGGCACCGTCCGACGACGAAGTCGGAGGGAACCGAGAAGCACCGTCCGACGACGAAGTCGGAGTAG
- a CDS encoding type III pantothenate kinase translates to MILLCLDVSNSHTTIGAFDLTSGSAQGEPLAHWQVASDERRTADEWQVLITGLTIRSGIEEIGAVSLCCTVPTILVELRSMQERYYADLPVSIVGPGVRTGVPIHTDNPREVGADRIVNALAAVELYGGPAIVVDLNGTATIFDVIDEDNRYIGGAIAPGVELSLDALARRGAQLRSVELAQPRDVVGKNTVEAIQSGLVFGSAGLVDGMVTRIIESLGSDPDHVAVIATGTFPPAVVDNCTTITARDPFLTLTGLRLVHERNHA, encoded by the coding sequence ATGATCCTGCTCTGCCTCGACGTCAGCAACAGCCACACGACGATCGGGGCGTTCGACCTCACGTCGGGCTCGGCGCAGGGCGAGCCGCTCGCCCACTGGCAGGTCGCGTCCGACGAGCGGCGCACCGCCGACGAGTGGCAGGTGCTCATCACGGGCCTCACGATCCGCTCGGGCATCGAGGAGATCGGAGCGGTCAGCCTGTGCTGCACGGTGCCGACGATCCTGGTCGAGCTGCGGTCGATGCAGGAGCGCTACTACGCCGACCTCCCGGTCTCGATCGTCGGTCCGGGCGTGCGGACGGGTGTGCCGATCCACACCGACAACCCGCGTGAGGTGGGTGCCGACCGCATCGTCAACGCCCTCGCGGCGGTGGAGCTGTACGGCGGACCGGCGATCGTGGTGGACCTCAACGGCACCGCGACGATCTTCGACGTCATCGACGAGGACAACCGCTACATCGGCGGCGCGATCGCCCCGGGCGTGGAGCTGTCGCTCGACGCCCTGGCGCGTCGGGGCGCACAGCTGCGGAGCGTCGAGCTGGCCCAGCCCCGCGACGTGGTCGGCAAGAACACCGTCGAGGCGATCCAGTCCGGCCTGGTCTTCGGGTCCGCGGGCCTGGTCGACGGCATGGTCACGCGCATCATCGAGTCGCTCGGCAGCGACCCCGACCACGTGGCGGTCATCGCGACGGGCACGTTCCCGCCGGCGGTCGTCGACAACTGCACGACGATCACGGCGCGCGACCCGTTCCTGACGCTGACCGGGCTGCGGCTCGTCCACGAGCGCAACCACGCCTGA
- the panD gene encoding aspartate 1-decarboxylase, translating into MIRTMMKSKIHRATVTQADLHYVGSVTVDEDLLDAANLLPGELVHIVDVDNGARLETYTIAGERGSGVIGINGAAAHLVHPGDLVILIAYAQLEDAEARTFQPSVVFVDADNKVMTLGTDPAEVPDGQGLVRGDVVDNPLVASR; encoded by the coding sequence ATGATCCGCACCATGATGAAGTCCAAGATCCACCGCGCCACCGTGACGCAGGCCGACCTGCACTACGTCGGCTCCGTGACGGTCGACGAGGACCTGCTGGACGCAGCGAACCTGCTGCCCGGCGAGCTCGTCCACATCGTCGACGTCGACAACGGCGCCCGCCTCGAGACGTACACGATCGCGGGCGAGCGCGGCTCGGGCGTGATCGGCATCAACGGTGCCGCCGCCCACCTCGTGCACCCCGGTGACCTGGTCATCCTCATCGCGTACGCCCAGCTGGAGGACGCCGAGGCGCGGACCTTCCAGCCCAGCGTCGTGTTCGTGGACGCGGACAACAAGGTGATGACGCTCGGCACCGACCCGGCCGAGGTGCCGGACGGCCAAGGCCTGGTCCGCGGGGACGTCGTCGACAACCCGCTCGTCGCCTCGCGCTGA
- the panC gene encoding pantoate--beta-alanine ligase, whose amino-acid sequence MTTPVIARTRAELAAARGTDTVAFVPTMGALHDGHVQLLKHARPLGETLVASIFVNPTQFAPGEDFEDYPRTFDADLERCAEAGVDVVFAPAVPTMYPSGMVDTVTVDPGPLGTILEGATRPTHFRGVLTVVAKLFGLVRPDVAVFGEKDYQQLTLIRQMARELALGVEVVGCPTVREADGLAMSSRNRYLTGDERETAVALSAALRAGVAAAADGPDAVLAAAHAVIDPADVDLDYLVLTDPELGPAVPGQDARLLVAARVGKPRLLDNTGLTLGGNQP is encoded by the coding sequence ACGGTCGCGTTCGTGCCCACGATGGGCGCCCTCCACGACGGCCACGTCCAGCTGCTCAAGCACGCCCGGCCTCTCGGCGAGACGCTCGTCGCCTCGATCTTCGTCAACCCCACGCAGTTCGCTCCCGGTGAGGACTTCGAGGACTACCCCCGCACGTTCGACGCAGACCTCGAGCGGTGTGCCGAGGCAGGGGTGGACGTGGTGTTCGCCCCCGCCGTCCCGACGATGTACCCGTCCGGGATGGTCGACACCGTCACGGTCGACCCCGGTCCGCTGGGCACGATCCTCGAGGGCGCGACCCGACCGACGCACTTCCGCGGCGTGCTGACCGTCGTGGCCAAGCTGTTCGGCCTCGTCCGTCCCGACGTCGCGGTCTTCGGCGAGAAGGACTATCAACAGCTCACGCTCATCCGCCAGATGGCGCGCGAGCTCGCCCTCGGCGTCGAGGTCGTCGGGTGCCCGACCGTGCGCGAGGCCGACGGTCTCGCGATGAGCTCGCGCAACCGGTACCTCACCGGCGACGAGCGGGAGACCGCCGTCGCCCTGTCCGCCGCCCTGCGCGCCGGGGTCGCCGCAGCCGCCGACGGCCCCGACGCGGTCCTCGCCGCGGCGCACGCGGTCATCGACCCCGCGGACGTCGACCTCGACTACCTCGTCCTGACCGATCCCGAGCTGGGCCCCGCCGTGCCCGGCCAGGATGCGCGGCTGCTCGTCGCAGCCCGCGTCGGCAAGCCACGGCTCCTCGACAACACCGGCCTCACCCTCGGAGGGAACCAGCCATGA